The nucleotide sequence TTAAAACATCCCATGATGCAACTGAAGATGGAATAAGCAAATCAGAAAATTCTTATGGAATggaatgtaaaaataatatagaaaaatatgataaagaTAATAACATTGATTATATAGCTGGTACGGATTTGGATAAAAAATACGATATAAATGATCAAGGGAAAGAACATAGAAATTCTGAATctgaaaaagaagaaatgggaaaaaataaaaaatataatgatttaAAGATCATTAGAAATTTACCATTAGTATCAATTATAGGGCGACCAAATGTAGGGAAATCTACGATATTTAATAGACTGACACGTAAATTTCAAGAGGGTAGTATAGTTTTAGATAAACCAAGTACAAGAGATAAATTTTATGGAAAATCAGAATGGGATGGATATAGATTTGAGGTTGTAGATACGGGGGGATTAATATTTGAAGATGAAAAATTTTCTAAAGAAATCAGAGatcaaattttattagCTCTTGAAGAGTCGTCTGTTGTTCTATTCGTTGTTGATGGTATAGCTGGCGTGCATCCTATTGATCTTGAAATATGCCGATTTCTcagaaaatttattaaaaaaaaatataacaaaataatttcgAAACAATctaaaaatgatgaatataataatgaatcAAAAAGAGAGCTCCTAAAATGCGCtcagaaaaaaacatattgcAATAATATTGGCagtaataatgaaaatgtaGTTGATAATACACTCCAAAACTGCTTATCCGACTCAAGTAATGAAACACATTGTAGTAAATCGAGTGTAAACACAGAATTGAATATATCACAAAACGATGAATATTTTTCgaatgatataaataaaactgAAGAGGAAAATTCAAAGCAAAATGAACTTTTAAAAGTTATTGTGTGTGTGAATAAATGTGAATCTTATAAAGACGGATATATTAAAGCACAAAACTTTTGGGAATTAGGATTTGAAACTCCATTCCCATGCAGTGGTATACACGGGAATGGGCTATCTGAAATATTAGATGaatgcataaaatatataaaaaaagtaaaaataaatgaattagaagaagaagaagatgaagaaaatacaATTAATATTAGCTTTATCGGGAAACCCAATACTGGTAAATCTAgcatattaaataaaatattaaattgtaATCGTTTTATAGTTTCTCCAATTGCTGGAACAACTATAGATTCAATTGATGTTTTAGTTAAAGggaaaaatgataaaagaATGTATAGACTTATTGATACAGCTGGTAtacaaaaaagaaaaaaaaatgtcccgtttaatgaaaaaacgaaatttgaatatttaCTATTTAATAGAACTGAAAAAGCTATAAAAAGAAGTGATGTATGTGTACTAGTTATTGACTCTTTTAATGGGATTAGTAGccatgatataaatatagcaagaaaaatattggaagaaaataaaagttgTATAATTTGTTGTAATAAATGggatttaatatataataaaaatgatatatttaatgacacaaaaaattatgtactTAATCTTTTAAAGCCTATAGATTTTTCtgatgttttatttatatcagCCAAAACATCACAAAgattatcaaatatatttcaacaTGCAGAAGAAgcttataaaaattacacACGACGATTAAATACTAATACTTTaaatcaaattataaaagaaGCGCTTTTGCTTCGGCCCCCTGTCCCTATAAAAGGAAAAAcgttaaatatatattatgctATTCAAGCACATGTTAAACCACCTggatttgtttttttttgtaattctGAAAAATCCACATACTTAAATTATACTAAATATTTGGAAAATAGAATAAGAGAAGCATTTAATATACGTGCAACCCCaatcaaaatttattataaacaaaagaaaaaaagacgccttatgaaaaaattcaaaGATCCAGATAAATATAACCTTGATATTCAagatattcaaaaaaaatttctaGAAAGCCAAGCTCAAAAGAATGCCATCAATGATTCCAAAAAGGGGGTGTAAAATCGTTTCACCAAAGAACCAAagtaaacaaaaattaaaagaaaatgcttatgcatatatattaaaactataatatgtaaaatgaaataataatttttaaactttttattttttttcgtttttttgaaacttttttttatatataatttattttaaaaaaaaagcttCCGAATTTTGCAATTAATAGGAAGAATAAAAcattattcaaaaaattgatGCAAAACGGGCATGTATATGCATTACTCATATATTTGAAACTgttattgtaaaaaataactaaaaaaatcgtgaaaaaaatatatgattaacctttaaagataaaaatataggattaaaaatatattatgcacATGCATAGGCATGTCCACATATTcccatataaaaaatatttaattaaaattgaaaGTAATCCTTGTTATAGAATCTTGTACATTATccaaatttaaattattgtCTCCTCCAATATCTTCAATACTTTTAAATGATAAGAAATTGTTATTGTCATAAGTTTCtcttacattttttattaaatttccAATGTGATCATCTGATGCATTTTGactactattattatttatttcttcgaTTTGTATTCTCTCTTCTTTATTTGAACACTTATTACaattatgttttaatattatgttttcactatcatattttgtatCATCACAATTGATACCGCCTTCGTAATTTCTATAATTGTAATTCAAATCGTTTATTTCTGGAATTGTTTCTTCATTATCAAGAATCTTATTATCACCACATCCAATTATACCAGTATCCATCAGGGTTGAATCCACTTGGGTATCTATCAAATCAAATTGTTCTTCAGAGTTAATTTCGTGATATGGATTTTGTATTCTGCCTAAATTTGATTCATCTTGatttatatcataaaatgtatttgatttttcaaaaagtaataattttatataaaagcGGACTTTTGAATTTTCTCCTTGACGTTGTggatcattttttaaataatcaattattttttcataatttataatttgattaataaattttgaaaaagagaaattatctttatcatatactgtattttttaatttcttggttttaaaaaatccatcaacattttcatcatctgtttcatcattttcacTACATGATGATTCAAATGAATCACAATTATCGACTATTTCATTagttttttctttctctttatttattaaattttttcttttctcttcataatatttattatacatacatCTATTAATGTTGTGTGCATTTTGAAAATCACtgctattatttttttcgcaAAAAGTATAGTGTTCTTTgttatttgatatattagtatcataaatttttttagaggtagttttatttttcttagtAATTTCTTCTTTATAGTATTGGTTTGTGGGGATGTTTTCATAAGTTAAGTTGAGAGGGCCATTCTCACATTTTTTCTCATttgcatttattttttttaatttgtttttttctaaaatattaCAATGATCACGTTTTCCAAAAACTGAACTACTTTTATTAGATTCATGGCACTTTTTAATGGCCTGAATTACACTTTTTGTATCCTTTTGttgattattataattttttataattttatttgtgtGATGGTGTTTCTTGTATATATCTCTTTTTATGTTTTCTGTAGTAATTcctttaaaattttctaaattagctttaaaataattaatcaTATGCtcattaataaaattttttcctttaacaacaattataattttttttaatttaaaattttctgattttaaaaaatcaataatatttttaaagtatatatttggaaatatagtaatgtaataattttggggatataataattcaattttatttatagtgtctgaaaaattatataacacattttttatgttatgAAAAACTAGCCGTTCAGTATGATCTGATTCATAATCATTAAAAGAGTATAAACtttcataattataaattctTAAAAGTTCAATTGGTGGCTTTGCCCAAAATGGTAAATCggataaatatgaaaaaagggcatagaataatatatcatgAATTAGTAATCTATAAGAAAGTTCAAGGCCTCTTAATTTGGGATTTAATATTGGATCTTCGCATGCATATTGTAATATACCTGAATCATATAGGGgtaaacaaaattttgGTAGTAGGCgcaataaatatatataatcattaATTGGCTCGAAAACAGTTTGAATAGTAAATAATTTCGatgaattataaaaaatatcgaTTGTTGGAATAGattcataataattatcatttacTATCTTATCTCTAGCATTATATACTGGGTTAAATGTTCCAactatatcattttttttccaaatatCTGGGGCATTTTCTGGCAATTCAATATTTCCCTTACTCCATGCCTCATTTCCtctattatttatattgctATTATTAGCGCGTTCACAATCATTGTGTTCCCCTCTGAGTGTGTGTAAGACATCGTTATTTCGGGAATCTACTTCCACGATTTTTCCACGCATCTTCAAAtcgtttattttttcccatGCTCGCTTTTgtctatttattttttccttattAAAAGAGGCATCTGGTGGATATACATCCTTATGAAGAAGTttcaaattaatatattcatttat is from Plasmodium berghei ANKA genome assembly, chromosome: 14 and encodes:
- a CDS encoding GTP-binding protein EngA, putative, giving the protein MKYKLLLVIALGVFSFLSISNCYIIKYINVKGENNFLFHKEKKKKKKVYVKNGWHNSSKNDCRKEKKTSQILSSFISNQNSGDDTKKSKEIKNYIFNINPNYNEYDSNKDEEKEKSKLSSISKLKKNSQTIINEKEDDTETSKKNDMKQWKDDYKINNSISNVSDHNYLNKINENKNVHVNNHFSCIKTSHDATEDGISKSENSYGMECKNNIEKYDKDNNIDYIAGTDLDKKYDINDQGKEHRNSESEKEEMGKNKKYNDLKIIRNLPLVSIIGRPNVGKSTIFNRLTRKFQEGSIVLDKPSTRDKFYGKSEWDGYRFEVVDTGGLIFEDEKFSKEIRDQILLALEESSVVLFVVDGIAGVHPIDLEICRFLRKFIKKKYNKIISKQSKNDEYNNESKRELLKCAQKKTYCNNIGSNNENVVDNTLQNCLSDSSNETHCSKSSVNTELNISQNDEYFSNDINKTEEENSKQNELLKVIVCVNKCESYKDGYIKAQNFWELGFETPFPCSGIHGNGLSEILDECIKYIKKVKINELEEEEDEENTINISFIGKPNTGKSSILNKILNCNRFIVSPIAGTTIDSIDVLVKGKNDKRMYRLIDTAGIQKRKKNVPFNEKTKFEYLLFNRTEKAIKRSDVCVLVIDSFNGISSHDINIARKILEENKSCIICCNKWDLIYNKNDIFNDTKNYVLNLLKPIDFSDVLFISAKTSQRLSNIFQHAEEAYKNYTRRLNTNTLNQIIKEALLLRPPVPIKGKTLNIYYAIQAHVKPPGFVFFCNSEKSTYLNYTKYLENRIREAFNIRATPIKIYYKQKKKRRLMKKFKDPDKYNLDIQDIQKKFLESQAQKNAINDSKKGV